Genomic DNA from Selenomonas sp. oral taxon 126:
TCGTCCACTCCTTTTCCATTCTCTTGTTTCCCCAGCCTTCTTTTCCTGCCTGCGGCAGGAATCCCCATAAGAAGTATTAGGGAAGCGCTGATAAATTCAGCACCCATCCGGCGTACTTCATTTTATCAGCAATTCCTAGAAACAAGAAGCCGTTATAGTCCCTCCCGTTCCGGATGTCGGAACGGGGCAGGAACCGCTAACGGCAAAACAAACTCTTCTTTAAATCGTGATATTCTTCTTGATCACGAGCGGATACTCCGCAGCTCCCTTCAGCCACTTCTCCGCCGTAATCACGACGTTCTTGTCGCAGATAACGTTCTCTACGAGCGCTCCATCCTGAATGTCACATTTCTGCATGATGATCGAATTGCGGATCTTCACATCCTTGCCCACCTTTACCCCGCGGAACAGGATGCTGTTCTCCACCTCACCGCGCACGATGCAGCCGTTCGCGATGAGAGAATTTGTGACCTTTGCGGTCTCCTTGTACTGCACAGGCACGCCGTCCTTGATCTTCGTGTAGACAGGGCGCTCACCCATGAAGAGATTCTGCCAGACCTCGGGATCGAGGATCTCCATATTCGCACGATAGTAGGTTGACATGGAGTCCACATGCGCCATATAGCCGTCATGCTCGTAGGCGAACATCGTGTAGTCGGATGCACGGCGAATGATCCCGTCGAGCATGAAGTCGAGTCCGCCGCGTTCGTATGCATGGCGTACGATCTCAACGAATGCGCGCTTGTCCATCAGGTAGATGCCCATCGACACCTTCATGCCCTGATAGGCGACGGGCTTCTCCGCAATATCGAGGAGGAGACCGTTCTCCGCCGTGTCGAGCACGATGTTGTTGCCCGTGTTCTCATCGATCGTCGTATGCGAGACGAGCGTGATGTCCGCCCCCGTATTCTGATGGAAGCGCAACACCTTGGCAAAGTCGATATTGTAGACAAAGCTGCCGTTCGTCAGCAAAATGTAGCGCGAGGAGGCGTGCTCAATGAAGTCCAGATTGTGATAGAAATTCTTGAGATCCCCCTTATGACGCTGTGCATCATCCGGGGCGGCCGGCAGATAGAAGAGGCCGTCATGGCGGCGCGCCAGATCCCAGTCCTTGCCCGAACGCAGATGATCGAGTACCGAACGTGGCTCATCGGGGAGCATAATGCCCACCTTGTTGATGCCGGAGTTGACCATGCTCGAAAGGGCGAAATCGATGAGGCGGTAACGGCCTGCAAATGGAATGGATTCGACGGCACGCCGGTCGGCGAGTTCCCGAATAAGGCTTCCGTCCTCCTGCAGGTTGATGAGACCCATCACGCTGTTCATTGTATGTTCACTCCATTCTCTGTGTGCGAATCAGCCAACACGCTGTTCGGTCGAGGCAGCCGTCACCGTCTCCCCCTCCGGGATGACCGTAATCTGCGACTCCTCACCGATAACCTGCGCCCCCTCCTCGATCACGGCGCGCTGTGCGAGAATCGCATAGTCGACGACCGCGCCGTCCGCAACAACCGCAGACGGAAGGAGCACCGAGTTCCGCACGACAGCGCCCTTGCCGACGCGTACGCCAGGGAAGATCACGGAGTGCTCGACCGTGCCGAGGATCATCGTGCCCTCGCTGATCATCGAGCGCGTGATCTTTGCCTCCTTGCCGACAAACTGCGGCGGCATGGACGGATTGAACGAATAGATGCGCCACTTGCCCGAGAGTTCGAACGGCGGCTCATCCTGCAGGAGATCCATGTTCGCCTGCCAGAGGCTCTCGATCGTGCCCACGTCCTTCCAGTAGCCGTTGAAGGCATAGGAGTAGAGGCGCCCCTCGTCGGCGAGCATCTTCGGAATGATGTCCTTGCCGAAGTCGTGGCTCGAGGTCTCGCTCTTTGCATCTGCCGTCAGATACTCCGCAAGGTAGTCCCGATTGAAGATATAAATACCCATGGAAGCGAGATTGCTCTTCGGCTTCGCCGGCTTTTCCTCAAACTCGACAATGCGTCCGCTCTCGTCCGTATTCATAATACCAAAGCGCGGCGCCTCGTCCCACGGCACCTCAAAGACACCGATGGTTGCCTGCGCTTTGTTCTTCTTGTGCGTCTCAAGCATCCACGCATAGTCCATCGTATAGATGTGGTCACCGGAGAGGATCAGCACATAGTCGGGATCCGCCATGTCGATGAAGTTGATGTTCTGGTAGATCGCGTCGGCTGTGCCGCGATACCACTCCGCGCCCTTCTCACGTGCATAGGGCGGCAGGACAAAGAGCCCCCCGTCGCGCTTGTCGAGATCCCAAGCGCTGCCCGAGCCGAGGTACTGGTTCAGTTCCAGCGGGCGATACTGCGTCAGCACGCCGACCTTCTCGATGCCGGAGTTGACACAGTTGCTCAGCGGGAAGTCAATGATGCGGTATTTCCCCCCGAACGGAACCGCCGGCTTTGCAACGCGCTTCGTGAGCGCACCAAGGCGGCTGCCTTGTCCGCCTGCCAAAATCATTGCCAAGCACTCTGTTTTTCTCATAGGTATTTCTCCCCTCACAGATACCGAGTGGTATCCCCAACATATATGCAATGGCAAATCGGTCGGGCTCGCCGTACACCCATCCGCTTCGCCGTATTCCTGCCGATTTCAACGAGTTCATACTTATTTTGGTCGTATTGTTCCTCCCTGACTTCGTTTTATGATACATAACTAATTCGATAAATACGCCGAATTTCCTGCAAGTTTTCACTGTCGTTTCAGGCTTTTTCAAATTAAATATAAAGTAAGAAGGGACTTTTGCACTTCCCATTTTCTATATTTATCACACTATTATTGTACTCTATGTTTCCCATCGAATCAAGATGGTGACAAAGAAAAATCTCCTGCATAAAGCCCGAATTTTTCCATTCATCATGCTTTAGGAAGCACTGATAAATTCAGCACCGCCATCTTGACGCATCTTTTTTGCCCGCACTTCGTCGGCAAATCCTCCACATAGCCCTTGCTATGCGTCCGGTTTGCCTCCTAGTTCGGACGAAAAAATCTACGCCAATCTGACGGACTTCATTTTATCAGCGATTCCTTTATTTATATTGAAAATTGGCGTAATGAGTGCCGCGTACATCTCCGCCATCTCCTCGGGGGACTCGCGGCAGCCATTCTGCATCCACCACTCCACCATCAGCACGAAACTGCCTGTAATGTGGTTGATGAGGAAGCCGTCGGGAAGTGCATGCTCCCGTAGGAGTGCATGCCCGCGCGCGGTCAGCGTCTCACGGAGTTTGTCGCGAAAGTATTGCAGGAAGAGATCCCTGCTCTCACAAGTGAGAAGCCCCCGAATATTCTTCTGCTGATCCTGCATGTGGTAGAGCATATGGGAGACAATCACCGCCGGATTGTCACGGTCGCGCGAGAAATCGTGACTGCCCTCGTCCGTGACATCCTCAAGCACATGGGCAAACATATCCTCACACATGGCACGCAGGAGCAGATCCTTCGTCTCGAAATGCGTGTAGAACGTGCTGCGCCCGACATCCGCCGCCTCGATGATCTCCTGCACGATGATATTTTCGTAGCGCTTGTGCGCGAGGAGTTCCTGAAATGCGGCGAGGATTGCCTGTCTTGTCTTCTTGCGTCGTCTCTCCATAGACTTCCCTTCTATCGTTCACATGAACACATTGCGCATTTTGTCCGATAACGGACATTTTCATTGAAGTGTTTCTTCCGTTTTCTACGCCTCCATTGTACTATATGTTCAAAACTGAAACAAGTTCGTTTTTTACGCGTGTATTGCCCGCACAAGATGAAAACGGAGGATCACATACCGTGCACACCGAATCAAACAATAAAACACTTCTGAAATCTTACGCTGTCGTCCTCGGCGTTGCCGTACTGATCTACTGGGGCACGGGCGATCTGAGCCGCGCCCTCACCGCGCTCCTCGCATTCAGTCCCTACGCCTTTGTCAGCGCAAAGCCGACGGCAATATCCGCCGCGATCCGCAGCCTCGGAGAGCGTGGCATCCGCATACGGACAAGCAGGACGCCGGAACGCCTCTCCCATATGGAGAACATCGCCTTTACGCCGGAGGCAATCGCCCCCGCAGACACGATGCAGAGTGATGTGCCGCAGCTCATTGCAAGACTGCGCAGCATGGGGATGCACCCCGTACTTCTCGCGCCCGGAGGTGCAAAGGGCGCTGCACAGCTTGCGGCACAGGCAGACATTCGCGACATACGGACAGGGCTTCCCCCGCTCAGTGATCCCTTTGCCGTATCCACTGCGCTCGTTCAAAAGGTAGCGGCGCAGCGCAGCACATCAGAGGAGAACTGTCTGCACATCGTGCTGGGCAGCCCCGCCGGTGATGCAGATATCCTATGCACAAGCGACGATCTCTCGCAGCTGCCGCTCCTTCTTCGCACGGCACGGCAGGTGCGGCAGAAAATCGAGCAGAATGCAGTCTTCGGATATACGCTGAACTTCATCGGCATCGGGCTTGCCGCAGCGGGCATCCTTAGCCCTTTCACGGGTGCGCTTTGGCACGCAGCCTCCACCGCCCTCGTCCTCCTCAACGCAGAGAGTCTGCACTCCGCGCAGGTGCGCGAAAAAAAATTTGCATTTTCAAAAGCCCTGTGATAGAATAACGCAGTACATTTTTCGTTGAGGGGGTGAACGATTTGCCGAATATCAAGGCATCCATTCTGAGTGTAAAGTCTGACGCCAAGCGCCGTGCCCGCAATGTTGCGGAAAAGACGCGCGTCCGCCGCGCCATCCGCAGCGTCAACGACGCTGTTGCAGCCGGCAACGCAGACGAGGCGAAAAACCTCCTCGTTGCGGCATACAAGTCCATCGATCAGGCTGCTGCAAACAACGTCTATCACAAGAACGCTGCAGCACGCAAGAAGTCGCGTCTTGCCAAGAAGGTAAACGCGCTGGCACAGTAAGCATAGAAAAGGTTCCGCTGTATGAAGTGTTTCTTCATACAGCGGTCTTTTTTTTGCGGACATCTCGGGAAGCACTGATAAATTCAGCACCGCCATCTTAGCGTATCTTTTTTGCCCGTACTTCGTCGGCAAATCCTCTACATAGCCTTTGCTATGCGTCCGGTTTGCCTCCTAGTTCGGACGAAAAAATCTGCGCCAATCTGACGGACTTCATTTTATCAGCGATTCCCTCGGCTTTCATCTGAGCCCTCATGCCATGAGAAGGATTTTCCTTATTTATGTCGAAATATTTGGTGTTGCCAGTTTAATTGATAGGAGCAGAAAATACTGTAGGAGGTATATGTATGACGAACGAAGCACAAAACAATGCTCCGCCGAGCAAACCGGAGGTCGGTGGAATTCTCGGCTGGATCGAGCGGATGGGCAATCGGATCCCCGATATCACGATGCTGTTCATCTGTGCTTTCATCATCACCTGTATTGCATCCGCCATTTTATCACAGATGCACTTTGACTACGTGCATCCCTCGACGGGCGCGCCCATCGAAATCACCAATATGCTGAGTGCGGCGTCACTCGTGACCCTGCTCACGAAGATGGTGACGAACTACACGGGATTCCCCCCGCTTGGCATGGTCATCGTGGCAACGCTCGGCATCGGTATCGCGGATGGATCGGGCTACATCAATACGGGGCTAAAGAAGATCCTCTCCATCACACCGAAGAGCCTCATCACCCCCATTGTTATCCTGGTCGGCATGCTCAGTCACCTCGCACCGGACTCCGGCTATATGATTATCATACCGATTGCGGCATACATGTTCTACGCGACGGGAAAGCATCCGCTCGCGGGCATCGGCGCCTCATTCGCAGGCATCGCAGGGGCATTCGCCGCCAACTATACGCCCTCGGCGATTGACCCCGTCATTCAGGGATTCACACAGATGGCGGCGCAGATCATCGACCCGACCTACGAGGTCAACGTGCTGTGCAACTACTTCTACGCGTTCGGCTCGACCTTCATCGTCATTGCGGGCTGCTGGTGGGTAACGGAGCGCGTTGTGGAACCTTGGTGCCGCAAGGCGTGTCCTGTCGACGATGACATCGACGTGCCCGCGCAGGATCTCTCCGTAACGCCAAAGGAGAACCGCGCCTTCTACATCGCGAGCGCCGTGCTCATGCTCCTGCTCGTCGGCCTCGTGCTCGCACTCCTGCCCGAGGACTCAATCCTGCGTGACCCGTCGGGCAACATCGCCAGCTTCAAGGCACCGGTCATGCAGTCCATCGTCGCCATCATCTTCCTGCTCGCGGCGGCAACGGGTATCGTCTACGGCATCATCAGCGGGAAGTTCCGCAGCTCCAAGGACTTCACGCAGTCGATGGAGGAGATCACAAAGACGCTCATCCAGCTCATCGTATTCTATTTCTTTGCCGCACAGTTCATGTATGCGTTCGGCGCATCCAACATCGGCGCACTGATTGCCATTTCGGGCGCCGAATTCCTCAAATCACTGGCGCTCCCGCCGCAGGTGACGATCTTCGGCATCATCCTCTTTGTCGGCGCGCTCAACCTCATCATCACATCCGCCTCCGCCAAGTGGGCGATCCTCGCGCCGATCTTCGTCCCCATGCTGATGGCGGTCGGCATTGCGCCTGAGCTGACACAGGCGGCATTCCGCGTGAGCGATTCTGCCGTCAACGTCTGCACGCCGATGTTTGCATTCTATCCGCTCATCATCGTCTACTGTCAGAAATACTACAAAAATACGGGGGTCGGTACACTCAGCTCGCTCATGCTGCCGTATACGATCACGCTGCTCGTCACGCTGACGATCATGCTCTACGTCTTCTGGTGGCTCAACATCCCACTGGGCTTCCAGGCAGACTATGTGTACCCGCGCGTGATGTTCTAGGAGGTGCCTAAATGAAAACGAATGCCATCGAGGAAGCCCTGGTCGAGCGCTTTCTCCGCTACATCAAGATACCGTCACAGAGTAAGGCGAACGGTGGAAAAGCAGTGCCGAGCACCGAGGAGCAGTGGGACATGGCGCGGCTGCTCCAAAGCGAACTGGAAGAACTCGGCGTCCAAGATGTATCACTGAGTGACAAATGCGTCCTGACGGGGCGTCTGCCCGCCAATCTGCCGCCCGATGCGCCGCACGTCCCCGCCATCGGATTCTGCGCACATATCGACACGGTCGATGTCTCGCTCAGCCCCGTCGTAAAGCCGCGCCGACTGCACTACGAGGGCGGCGATATTGTGCTCCATGCGGAAAAGGAGATCGTCATGCGGGCGGCGGAGCATCCCGAGCTCGCCCCCTACGTTGATCAGGAGCTGATCGTCACCGACGGCACCAGTGTCCTCGGCGCGGACAACAAGGCGGCGATTGCGAATATCATGACCGCACTCGCAAGCCTCACGGACGATGCGTCGCTGTGGCACGGTGATATCTATGTCGCCTTTGTCCCCGACGAAGAGTGCGGGCTCTGGGGCTCGAAAAACATGGACTTTTCGAAGTTTCCCGTCGACTATGCCTACACGATCGACTGCTGCGCCCTCGGAGAGGTCGTCTATGAGACGTTCAACGCAGGCTCTGCAGAGGTCACAATTCACGGTGTGAGCGCGCATCCGATGAGTGCGAAGGGCGTGCTCGTCAATCCGACCCTGCTCGCCGTAGATTTCGTCAATCTCTTTGATCGGAGAGAGACACCGGAGTGCACGGAGGGAACCGAGGGCTATATCTGGTGCCAGACAATCCGCTCCAACCCCACAACGGCAACGGTTGAGCTGAACATCCGCGACCATGACAAGGCGCGCTACGAGGCGCGCAAACGCCTCATATTGGAGAACGTCGAAAAGCTCCGTCAGATGGAGACGCGCTGCCGCGTCGAGTGCAGGATGGAGGACACCTACGGCAATATCGCCGACGCCGTAACAGACGACAACCGACAGGCGATCGACCATATCTACGAGGCGATGCGGCGCCTCGGCATCACACCCAAGACGATCGCAATGCGTGGCGGCACGGACGGTTCCTTCATCTCTACGAAGGGCATTCTGACACCGAACTATTTCACAGGCGGACTCAACTTCCACTCGAACTGCGAGTTCCTGCCAATCCCCTCCCTGCGCAAATCGTACGAACTGACGATGGCGCTCATCGCGCTCGCATACGAAAAGGCGCAGTAAGCAAAACGTCCAAGCGATTCATCCATGAAAAAAAACGGGGCTGTTGCACAAAACACTTGTGCAACAGCCCCGTTTTTGAGTGTCCGAAAAGTGTTGCCCCTCAGACCATTTTTTTGAAGACGTAGAACCCGACCGCTGCCTGCACGAGGCACAGAGCGGCGAGCATGCCGAACGCCGTCGTGAGGCTCGTATGTGCGGAGACAAAGCCGATGGTGGCAGGGCCTGCGAGTACGCCGAGATAGCCCATGGTGCTGACAGCGGAGACCGCCGTGCCGACGGGCATAACGTTCTGCCGCCCCATGAGGGAGAAGAAGACGGGCACGATGTTCGCGCTGCCGATTCCGATGGCAAAGAAGCCGAGATAGAGCAGTGCATCCACGGGTGCGAACATGACGAGCAGGATGCCGACGAATGTGAGCAGTGCGCCGCCCACGGCGACGGGACACTGACCGACCTTCTGCGTCGTGCGGTCGCCGAGGAAGCGCATGAGCAGCATTGCCGCCGAGAAGACGGAGAACCCCATGCCCGCCAGCGCGAGATCCATGCCGCGCACCGCCGTGAGGTAGACGCCGCTCCAATCCATAACCGCGCCCTCACTGAGGAATGCGATGAACGCCGCCACGCCGATGAAAGCGACAATCCCGCGTGGGATGGCGATGAGTGTGCCACCGCCCCCGCCATAGGGAATGAGATACCTGCCGAACGCAGCCGTCAGCGTGAGCATGAGTGCTGCGGCAATCAGGGTTGACTGAAGCGGCGTCAGCCCCACGAGACCAACCCAGACGCCGTAGAGACCCGCGCCGACGAAGCCGCCGAGACTCCAAAAGGCATGCATGCCGCTCATGATGCGCCGCCCGATCCCCTGCTCCACGATGACCGCCGCAATATTCATGACAACATCGACACAGCCCATCAGTCCGCCGAAGAGGAAAATGACGGGAACAGCGACCCGGAAGGAGTCTACAAAGCAGATAGAGAGAAGGCTCACCGCATAGAGGACTGCCCCCACGATCAGCACGCGCCTACATCCGATGCGCTCAGCAAGCGTTCCCGCAAGCGGCATGGTGACGATTGACCCAATTCCGATACAGAGGAGGAGCAGCCCCAGAAGATCATCCCCGATTACGAGGCGCTCACGCAGAACAGGCACGAGCGGTGCCCACGATGCCGCGCCAAAGCCGCTGACAAAGAAGATGGCACGCGTTGCGTGCGCTTCACGATTGCCGATTGCGTGCTTTCCTGCACCGTCCGCCGTTGTTCCGATATCCGTCATTCCCATTCCTCCAAAACAGGAGCACCATCCCCCAGGTGCTCCGAAAAACTCCTGCCATTCTATCACAGGAATGAAAAAAAGCAAGTGCTGCTTCCTTTACAGGAGGGACGAATCGTAGTATATTGGGTCACACGTTATCGAAACAGGAAGGGAAAGGGAACGCATGAACAGTACAAAGGGCGAAGCGCTCTGGACAGTGGAATTTCTCGGCATGAGTCTGAGCAATTTCCTCATCTACATCACGCAGTATGCAATGATTGCGGCGCTGCCGATCGTCATTATGACGGAGTACGGCGGCGGCGATGTCGAGGCGGGACTGGCGATGACCTTCTTCCAGATCGGCACGGTTGTCGCGCGCCCCTGTTACTCTGTATTGCCGTCCGTCGGGCGGCTTTTTTCTTGCAGCTTTTCGCGAATTTCCTTCTCCCGTGCCTCACGCGCCTTCTTTTTCTCCTTCATCCGCTTCTCGTAGGCGCGCCTATCGACCGCCTCGAGATACTCGTCCGGAATGCGCCCCAAGGCATCCTTTTCGACTGCATAGAGCTTCTTGAAATACTCCTGCGCCTGTGCCTTCTCCCCCATCTCATCATAGAGCTCGGCGGCAATCAGATAGCCGTACGGATTCTTCGCGTCCACCTCAATCGCCTTCAATGCATCCGAGAGCGCACCCGTGCGGTCGCCGAGCATACGGCGCACATCCGAGCGGTTCAGCCATGTGTAGACATCCTTCGGATCCTCCGCAACGCCGTGATCGGCATCCGCGAGTGCCTGTGCCGCGTCGCCCTGCACAGCATACGCACGTGCACGGATGACGAAGCTCTGCGCACGGCTGTCATCGTGCTCTGAGGCAAAGACGCGCTCCATCAGCGCGAGCGCCCGCTGACTGTCGCCGTAGTCGCTGTACGCGTCACTGTTCTCACGCATCTTCTTGATCGCCTTTGCATCGGCATTCTCGACCTCGCTGCGCTCTGCCGCCCGTGCATCCGCACGCGCCTTCTCCTCTGCACGCAGCTTCTCGCGTGCACCCGTTTCCGCCTCGCTCGCATATGCCGCATGAACAAGCGAAATAAGCTGCGCCCCCGCCCGCTCCTTTGCAAGAAAGTGCACGAGCAGCTCGTTCACGCGCGCATCGCCGCCGAGCGTCGCGCCGCCGTCCCGCGTAAGGGCAAGCCCCCAGTCCTCCGCCCGATCATAGTCATGAAAGGCGCGTGCAAGTGCACCCGCGACGAGATAGGCATTCTCGGGGCTGTTGTCGTACTCCTCATCTGTCCATGTAACCGTGAGGAGCGGCGTCCCGTCGATGCAGACCGTCTTGCGGTCAGTGACCGTCACATGCCCCGCACT
This window encodes:
- a CDS encoding M48 family metallopeptidase; this encodes MRKTASSLIVALVIAGSVFFPPARAEAIDAWGIAAQALGVLGAYHSALGAVLALGNDVHAQEESRRQDIAENGHARNESDIELVDGIMERLVRDGDYVLRVNSLPFTWAVTDSPVFNAACYPTDYVTINRGLIRGLNGNVDELAAVLGHEMTHGIRQHSAHNYAQAAAQFYGMSFLNMNFGLMDWNKLNALVGYSVAKNVTLPTEYEADEGGFRIMTSAGFNPGGGAAAMARMGYYLTYVTQEIGEYQDPTQKDLPQDDFSDHPATERREVKLAQFMTDYSAGHVTVTDRKTVCIDGTPLLTVTWTDEEYDNSPENAYLVAGALARAFHDYDRAEDWGLALTRDGGATLGGDARVNELLVHFLAKERAGAQLISLVHAAYASEAETGAREKLRAEEKARADARAAERSEVENADAKAIKKMRENSDAYSDYGDSQRALALMERVFASEHDDSRAQSFVIRARAYAVQGDAAQALADADHGVAEDPKDVYTWLNRSDVRRMLGDRTGALSDALKAIEVDAKNPYGYLIAAELYDEMGEKAQAQEYFKKLYAVEKDALGRIPDEYLEAVDRRAYEKRMKEKKKAREAREKEIREKLQEKSRPTDGNTE
- a CDS encoding glucose-1-phosphate adenylyltransferase, whose protein sequence is MRKTECLAMILAGGQGSRLGALTKRVAKPAVPFGGKYRIIDFPLSNCVNSGIEKVGVLTQYRPLELNQYLGSGSAWDLDKRDGGLFVLPPYAREKGAEWYRGTADAIYQNINFIDMADPDYVLILSGDHIYTMDYAWMLETHKKNKAQATIGVFEVPWDEAPRFGIMNTDESGRIVEFEEKPAKPKSNLASMGIYIFNRDYLAEYLTADAKSETSSHDFGKDIIPKMLADEGRLYSYAFNGYWKDVGTIESLWQANMDLLQDEPPFELSGKWRIYSFNPSMPPQFVGKEAKITRSMISEGTMILGTVEHSVIFPGVRVGKGAVVRNSVLLPSAVVADGAVVDYAILAQRAVIEEGAQVIGEESQITVIPEGETVTAASTEQRVG
- the glgD gene encoding glucose-1-phosphate adenylyltransferase subunit GlgD: MNSVMGLINLQEDGSLIRELADRRAVESIPFAGRYRLIDFALSSMVNSGINKVGIMLPDEPRSVLDHLRSGKDWDLARRHDGLFYLPAAPDDAQRHKGDLKNFYHNLDFIEHASSRYILLTNGSFVYNIDFAKVLRFHQNTGADITLVSHTTIDENTGNNIVLDTAENGLLLDIAEKPVAYQGMKVSMGIYLMDKRAFVEIVRHAYERGGLDFMLDGIIRRASDYTMFAYEHDGYMAHVDSMSTYYRANMEILDPEVWQNLFMGERPVYTKIKDGVPVQYKETAKVTNSLIANGCIVRGEVENSILFRGVKVGKDVKIRNSIIMQKCDIQDGALVENVICDKNVVITAEKWLKGAAEYPLVIKKNITI
- a CDS encoding AbgT family transporter; this translates as MTNEAQNNAPPSKPEVGGILGWIERMGNRIPDITMLFICAFIITCIASAILSQMHFDYVHPSTGAPIEITNMLSAASLVTLLTKMVTNYTGFPPLGMVIVATLGIGIADGSGYINTGLKKILSITPKSLITPIVILVGMLSHLAPDSGYMIIIPIAAYMFYATGKHPLAGIGASFAGIAGAFAANYTPSAIDPVIQGFTQMAAQIIDPTYEVNVLCNYFYAFGSTFIVIAGCWWVTERVVEPWCRKACPVDDDIDVPAQDLSVTPKENRAFYIASAVLMLLLVGLVLALLPEDSILRDPSGNIASFKAPVMQSIVAIIFLLAAATGIVYGIISGKFRSSKDFTQSMEEITKTLIQLIVFYFFAAQFMYAFGASNIGALIAISGAEFLKSLALPPQVTIFGIILFVGALNLIITSASAKWAILAPIFVPMLMAVGIAPELTQAAFRVSDSAVNVCTPMFAFYPLIIVYCQKYYKNTGVGTLSSLMLPYTITLLVTLTIMLYVFWWLNIPLGFQADYVYPRVMF
- a CDS encoding MFS transporter, producing the protein MTDIGTTADGAGKHAIGNREAHATRAIFFVSGFGAASWAPLVPVLRERLVIGDDLLGLLLLCIGIGSIVTMPLAGTLAERIGCRRVLIVGAVLYAVSLLSICFVDSFRVAVPVIFLFGGLMGCVDVVMNIAAVIVEQGIGRRIMSGMHAFWSLGGFVGAGLYGVWVGLVGLTPLQSTLIAAALMLTLTAAFGRYLIPYGGGGGTLIAIPRGIVAFIGVAAFIAFLSEGAVMDWSGVYLTAVRGMDLALAGMGFSVFSAAMLLMRFLGDRTTQKVGQCPVAVGGALLTFVGILLVMFAPVDALLYLGFFAIGIGSANIVPVFFSLMGRQNVMPVGTAVSAVSTMGYLGVLAGPATIGFVSAHTSLTTAFGMLAALCLVQAAVGFYVFKKMV
- the rpsT gene encoding 30S ribosomal protein S20, translated to MPNIKASILSVKSDAKRRARNVAEKTRVRRAIRSVNDAVAAGNADEAKNLLVAAYKSIDQAAANNVYHKNAAARKKSRLAKKVNALAQ
- a CDS encoding cation-translocating P-type ATPase translates to MHTESNNKTLLKSYAVVLGVAVLIYWGTGDLSRALTALLAFSPYAFVSAKPTAISAAIRSLGERGIRIRTSRTPERLSHMENIAFTPEAIAPADTMQSDVPQLIARLRSMGMHPVLLAPGGAKGAAQLAAQADIRDIRTGLPPLSDPFAVSTALVQKVAAQRSTSEENCLHIVLGSPAGDADILCTSDDLSQLPLLLRTARQVRQKIEQNAVFGYTLNFIGIGLAAAGILSPFTGALWHAASTALVLLNAESLHSAQVREKKFAFSKAL
- a CDS encoding TetR/AcrR family transcriptional regulator codes for the protein MERRRKKTRQAILAAFQELLAHKRYENIIVQEIIEAADVGRSTFYTHFETKDLLLRAMCEDMFAHVLEDVTDEGSHDFSRDRDNPAVIVSHMLYHMQDQQKNIRGLLTCESRDLFLQYFRDKLRETLTARGHALLREHALPDGFLINHITGSFVLMVEWWMQNGCRESPEEMAEMYAALITPIFNINKGIADKMKSVRLA
- the pepT gene encoding peptidase T yields the protein MKTNAIEEALVERFLRYIKIPSQSKANGGKAVPSTEEQWDMARLLQSELEELGVQDVSLSDKCVLTGRLPANLPPDAPHVPAIGFCAHIDTVDVSLSPVVKPRRLHYEGGDIVLHAEKEIVMRAAEHPELAPYVDQELIVTDGTSVLGADNKAAIANIMTALASLTDDASLWHGDIYVAFVPDEECGLWGSKNMDFSKFPVDYAYTIDCCALGEVVYETFNAGSAEVTIHGVSAHPMSAKGVLVNPTLLAVDFVNLFDRRETPECTEGTEGYIWCQTIRSNPTTATVELNIRDHDKARYEARKRLILENVEKLRQMETRCRVECRMEDTYGNIADAVTDDNRQAIDHIYEAMRRLGITPKTIAMRGGTDGSFISTKGILTPNYFTGGLNFHSNCEFLPIPSLRKSYELTMALIALAYEKAQ